One region of Anaeromyxobacter paludicola genomic DNA includes:
- a CDS encoding CpaF family protein produces the protein MQLSERLKQGSARVAGEAGEPSEAFHKLKGELHRRLIDKLDLETLQKLTPERLREDLRATLAVVVADTRLPLNQPERERMIQELLDEVTGLGPLEPLLADPGISDILVNTFSTVYIERGGKLELTRVRFDSDDHLLRVIGRIVSRVGRRIDETSPMVDARLPDGSRVNAIIPPLAIDGPILSIRRFGVRPLRVADLLALGALTEEAIGFLAACVHAKVNILVSGGTGTGKTTMLNALSAFIPPTERIVTIEDSAELQLQQPHVVRLETRPPNVEGRGEVMARDLVRNSLRMRPDRIVIGEVRGAEVLDMLQAMNTGHEGSMTTIHANGPRDALTRLEAMIGMAGVPLSEQSTHQMISRAIQIVVQLTRGSDGRRRLTSVTEITGSEGNTITMQEVYRFDQKGVDATGKVLGRFVSCGIRPRVMDRIERAGVDPAKELAKHLGR, from the coding sequence ATGCAGCTCAGTGAGCGGCTCAAGCAGGGCAGCGCGCGGGTCGCCGGAGAAGCGGGCGAGCCCTCCGAGGCCTTCCACAAGCTGAAGGGGGAGCTGCATCGCCGCCTCATCGACAAGCTCGACCTCGAGACGCTCCAGAAGCTCACGCCCGAGCGCTTGCGGGAGGATCTCCGCGCCACGCTCGCCGTGGTCGTGGCAGACACCCGCCTTCCGCTCAACCAGCCCGAGCGCGAGCGGATGATCCAGGAGCTCCTGGACGAGGTGACCGGGCTGGGCCCGCTGGAGCCGCTGCTCGCGGATCCCGGCATCTCGGACATCCTCGTCAACACCTTCAGCACGGTCTACATCGAGCGCGGGGGCAAGCTCGAGCTGACGCGCGTCCGCTTCGACTCCGACGATCACCTGCTCCGCGTCATCGGCCGGATCGTCTCTCGCGTCGGGCGGCGCATCGACGAGACCTCGCCGATGGTGGACGCGCGCCTGCCGGACGGCTCCCGCGTCAACGCCATCATCCCGCCGCTCGCCATCGACGGGCCTATCCTCTCCATCCGGCGGTTCGGCGTCCGACCGCTGCGCGTCGCCGACCTCCTGGCGCTGGGCGCCCTGACGGAGGAGGCCATCGGCTTCCTGGCCGCGTGCGTCCACGCGAAGGTGAACATACTGGTGAGCGGCGGCACCGGCACCGGCAAGACCACGATGCTGAACGCGCTCTCCGCCTTCATTCCACCCACCGAGCGCATCGTCACCATCGAGGACTCGGCGGAGCTCCAGCTGCAGCAGCCGCACGTGGTCCGCTTGGAGACGCGGCCCCCCAACGTGGAGGGGAGGGGCGAGGTCATGGCCCGCGACCTGGTCCGGAACAGCCTCCGCATGCGGCCCGACCGGATCGTCATCGGCGAGGTCCGCGGCGCCGAGGTGCTCGACATGCTCCAGGCCATGAACACGGGCCACGAGGGCTCGATGACGACCATCCACGCCAACGGGCCGCGCGACGCGCTCACTCGCCTCGAGGCGATGATCGGCATGGCGGGGGTGCCGCTGTCCGAGCAGTCGACGCACCAGATGATCTCCCGCGCCATCCAGATCGTCGTCCAGCTCACGCGTGGCAGCGACGGGCGCCGACGGCTCACGAGCGTGACCGAGATCACCGGCAGCGAAGGCAACACCATCACGATGCAGGAGGTCTACCGCTTCGACCAGAAGGGCGTGGACGCGACGGGGAAGGTCCTGGGGCGGTTCGTCTCCTGCGGGATCCGCCCCCGCGTCATGGACCGAATCGAGCGCGCCGGGGTGGACCCGGCGAAGGAGCTCGCGAAGCACCTGGGGCGCTGA
- a CDS encoding AAA family ATPase, with amino-acid sequence MENGTILLVGVAAGTEAGLRAALPEAPFESAEESTRARHHLSAGAPCAAVVSLERDPQAGFELIATLSAAGARVIVLGGKKDADLILHAMRAGAHEFLVAGEEERLQRALREQVRPPVAKGLGQVTVVLAAKGGVGATALSVNLAGVLHGPEARVCVLDLDVHKGDVLGFLDVSGGYSISDVLGNLGRLDRELLGSAILRHRSGLEVLAQSEKLQEADRVEPRHIPALLGFLRQHYRHVIVDGLRGFDDLSLAALDAADRILLVLTQEVPAVRDAHRYVELLGRLGYPPGKVLLVLNRFQRSSDITLRVIAETVGAPVEATIGNDYPALERAIRAGALLLEAAPRSELVRDVRALAERLAPRAAAGAPRRSIFHKLFGRIDHAAQ; translated from the coding sequence GTGGAAAACGGGACCATCCTGCTCGTCGGGGTCGCGGCCGGAACCGAAGCGGGACTTCGCGCCGCCCTCCCCGAGGCGCCCTTCGAGTCCGCCGAGGAGTCCACCCGGGCTCGCCACCATCTCTCGGCCGGAGCGCCGTGCGCGGCGGTCGTGTCGCTCGAGCGCGACCCACAGGCCGGCTTCGAGCTGATCGCGACGCTCTCCGCGGCGGGCGCGAGGGTCATCGTCCTCGGCGGCAAGAAGGACGCCGACCTCATCCTCCACGCGATGCGGGCCGGGGCGCACGAGTTCCTCGTTGCCGGAGAGGAGGAGCGCCTCCAGCGCGCCCTCCGCGAGCAGGTGCGGCCGCCGGTGGCGAAGGGGCTCGGCCAGGTCACCGTGGTGCTGGCGGCGAAGGGAGGCGTGGGCGCCACCGCGCTTTCGGTCAACCTGGCCGGCGTGCTGCACGGTCCCGAAGCGCGGGTCTGCGTCCTCGACCTGGACGTCCACAAGGGGGACGTGCTCGGGTTCCTCGACGTGTCGGGCGGGTACTCCATCAGCGACGTGCTCGGGAACCTGGGGCGGCTCGATCGCGAGCTGCTGGGCTCGGCCATCCTGCGCCACCGCTCGGGGCTCGAGGTGCTCGCCCAGAGCGAGAAGCTCCAGGAGGCGGATCGCGTCGAGCCCCGCCATATCCCCGCCTTGTTGGGGTTCCTCCGACAGCACTACCGGCACGTGATCGTGGACGGGCTCCGCGGCTTCGACGACCTCTCGCTCGCCGCCCTCGACGCCGCCGACCGCATCCTGCTGGTGCTCACGCAGGAGGTGCCGGCGGTGCGTGACGCCCACCGCTACGTGGAGCTGCTCGGCCGGCTCGGCTACCCGCCAGGGAAGGTCCTGCTCGTGCTGAACCGCTTCCAGCGGAGCTCGGACATCACCCTCAGGGTCATCGCCGAGACGGTCGGCGCGCCCGTGGAGGCCACCATCGGGAACGACTATCCGGCCCTGGAGCGGGCCATCCGCGCCGGCGCCCTGCTGCTCGAGGCGGCGCCGCGGTCGGAGCTGGTCCGCGACGTCCGCGCGCTCGCGGAGCGGCTCGCGCCGCGTGCGGCCGCGGGCGCGCCCCGCCGCTCGATCTTCCACAAGCTGTTCGGGAGGATCGACCATGCAGCTCAGTGA
- a CDS encoding type II secretion system F family protein, giving the protein MQQLFILLLALALVAVVEAARQAWRYWDDRRSGALRRRLQTLGEGLPGESALLREARFASNPGLDQMLRHTTWAPRLAQLLEQTYSRVTVAQLLGYAALSGLAALVAGVALRLGPFLTILSCAGGVCLPFLFLDIARDRRSRKISEQLPEALEMMARSLRAGHAISGSFRIVATEMPEPVSVEFGRAFEEQKLGLSLEQAVLQMAGRAPGNGDLKIFAISTIIQKETGGNLAEILSNIAETIRARYRFQGKLRALTAEGRASALVLGLLPLLMALLLQLINPGYLKPLVADPLGQRILGTACLLWAAGFLWMKQMIRIDV; this is encoded by the coding sequence ATGCAACAGCTCTTCATCCTCCTCCTCGCGCTGGCGCTGGTGGCGGTCGTGGAGGCCGCTCGCCAGGCCTGGCGCTACTGGGACGATCGGCGCAGCGGCGCCTTGCGCCGGCGGCTGCAGACGCTCGGCGAGGGGCTGCCAGGGGAGTCCGCCCTGCTTCGGGAGGCGCGCTTCGCCTCCAACCCCGGGCTCGACCAAATGCTCCGCCACACCACCTGGGCGCCGCGGCTGGCGCAGCTGCTCGAGCAGACCTACTCGCGGGTCACCGTCGCGCAGTTGCTCGGGTACGCCGCGCTGAGCGGGCTCGCCGCGCTGGTGGCAGGCGTGGCGCTCCGGCTGGGTCCGTTCCTCACGATCCTGTCCTGCGCCGGCGGGGTCTGCCTGCCCTTCCTGTTCCTGGACATCGCCCGGGACCGCCGCAGCCGCAAGATCTCGGAGCAGCTCCCGGAGGCGCTCGAGATGATGGCGCGCTCGCTCAGGGCGGGGCACGCCATCTCGGGTTCGTTCCGGATCGTCGCCACCGAGATGCCGGAGCCCGTCAGCGTGGAGTTCGGCCGCGCCTTCGAGGAGCAGAAGCTGGGGCTCAGCCTGGAGCAGGCCGTGCTCCAGATGGCGGGCAGGGCGCCGGGGAACGGCGACCTCAAGATCTTCGCCATCTCGACCATCATCCAGAAGGAGACCGGCGGCAACCTGGCCGAGATCTTGTCCAACATCGCCGAGACGATCCGGGCGCGTTACCGTTTCCAGGGCAAGCTCCGGGCGCTCACCGCCGAGGGGCGCGCGTCGGCCCTGGTCCTCGGGCTCCTTCCCCTCCTGATGGCCTTGCTGCTGCAGCTCATCAACCCCGGGTACCTGAAGCCGCTCGTGGCGGATCCCCTCGGCCAGCGGATCCTGGGGACCGCCTGCCTCCTCTGGGCCGCCGGGTTCCTCTGGATGAAGCAGATGATCCGCATCGACGTGTGA